In Rhizobium sp. N324, a single genomic region encodes these proteins:
- a CDS encoding FadR/GntR family transcriptional regulator, which produces MTTLSRGRERLAQQVIDQLRAQIETGMLRVGDQLPTEPQLEATFGVSRTVVREAIADLRSAGFVKPIQGKGVFVADPKSQSVLPLTPVEIKSIPETLELLEFRMAAEGEAAAIAAYRRTAEQEAAIREANRRMANLIETGQQTVEADYAFHMAIAAATNNRFYVDVLRQFGPKSIPRGQFPTLPEANDRDYLQKVYAEHVEILSAIADQDPDRARQAMRAHMMASQRRYRMLAEQQ; this is translated from the coding sequence ATGACGACACTCAGCCGTGGGCGAGAAAGACTGGCGCAGCAGGTCATCGATCAGCTGCGGGCGCAGATCGAGACGGGGATGCTGCGCGTCGGCGACCAGCTGCCGACCGAGCCGCAGCTTGAAGCAACCTTCGGCGTCAGCCGCACCGTGGTGCGCGAGGCGATCGCCGACCTCAGGTCGGCCGGCTTCGTCAAGCCGATCCAGGGCAAAGGGGTGTTTGTCGCGGATCCGAAATCTCAATCGGTGCTGCCATTGACGCCGGTGGAAATCAAAAGCATCCCCGAAACCCTTGAATTGCTGGAGTTTCGCATGGCGGCCGAGGGGGAAGCCGCGGCGATTGCCGCCTATCGCCGCACCGCCGAGCAGGAAGCCGCCATCCGTGAGGCCAACCGCCGCATGGCGAACCTGATTGAAACGGGGCAACAAACGGTCGAGGCCGATTATGCCTTCCACATGGCGATTGCCGCCGCCACCAACAACCGATTCTACGTCGATGTCCTGCGCCAATTCGGCCCCAAATCAATTCCCCGCGGCCAGTTTCCGACGCTGCCCGAGGCCAATGACCGCGACTATCTGCAAAAGGTCTATGCCGAACACGTCGAAATCCTCTCGGCCATCGCCGATCAGGATCCGGATCGCGCCCGCCAGGCGATGCGCGCCCATATGATGGCGAGCCAACGCCGCTACCGGATGCTCGCCGAGCAGCAATAG
- a CDS encoding ABC transporter substrate-binding protein, with the protein MKHFSKGLFVGAVFGALTMAAPQLQAATPQDQLVIGTSLAQVLSLDPQQATEGKAVEIMSNLYDRLVASTADGKILPQLAESWKVDDKGITFTLRKANFASGNPVTSKDVVYSLGRLLKMDQAAAANLKRVGYDKNNVDKLVKAVDDQTVRIDLSDQVTAELLLYRLTTTTTSVVDSVEVESHAVDNDYGNAWMRTHSAGSGPFTLNRWSPNELVILDANKGYVDGAPKMRRVIVRHVPESQVERLMLERGDIDIASALTASDLATFQAKQGFAIQRIPTGGFYVLSMNAGNQYLSNSKVREAIAYGIDYKGIEKTIMGPYGRARTVPVPENFEYAIPSPDWQLNVEKSKQLLAEAGYKDGFSLTLKTIAQTPRIDLATAIQASLAQVGIKIDIQQGNGSEIIAAHRARDFDLLIPQTSAYMPNVLGSMEQFSSNPDNSKEANNAGNFVWRSAWDIPELTALTAKASMEPDAKKRGELYVQMQKMFVEQKPAVLPMFERFEPIVLTGKVQGYVGHPSQMTRLENVTKVETQ; encoded by the coding sequence ATGAAGCATTTTTCTAAAGGCCTGTTCGTTGGCGCCGTTTTCGGCGCGCTGACGATGGCTGCCCCGCAGCTGCAGGCTGCCACGCCGCAAGACCAGCTGGTGATCGGGACGTCGCTGGCCCAGGTTCTGTCCCTCGATCCGCAGCAGGCGACCGAGGGCAAAGCCGTTGAGATCATGTCGAATCTTTACGACCGGCTGGTCGCCAGCACGGCGGACGGAAAGATCCTTCCGCAGCTGGCGGAAAGCTGGAAGGTTGACGACAAGGGCATCACCTTTACGCTGCGCAAGGCCAATTTCGCCTCCGGCAACCCGGTCACCTCGAAGGACGTCGTCTATTCGCTGGGGCGGCTCTTGAAGATGGATCAGGCCGCAGCCGCCAACCTGAAGCGCGTCGGCTACGACAAGAACAATGTCGACAAGCTCGTCAAGGCGGTCGACGACCAGACGGTGCGTATCGATCTTTCCGACCAGGTGACGGCGGAGCTTCTGCTCTACCGGCTGACGACGACCACCACCAGCGTGGTCGACAGCGTCGAGGTCGAAAGCCACGCCGTCGACAACGACTATGGCAATGCCTGGATGCGAACGCATTCGGCCGGTTCCGGTCCATTCACCCTCAACCGCTGGTCTCCGAACGAGTTGGTCATTCTCGACGCCAACAAGGGTTATGTCGACGGCGCTCCGAAGATGCGCCGCGTCATCGTCCGCCATGTGCCGGAAAGCCAGGTCGAGCGGCTGATGCTGGAGCGCGGCGATATCGATATTGCCAGTGCGCTGACGGCCTCCGATCTCGCGACATTCCAGGCCAAGCAGGGCTTCGCCATCCAGCGCATTCCGACAGGCGGCTTCTACGTGCTGTCGATGAATGCCGGCAACCAATACCTCTCCAACTCCAAGGTCCGCGAGGCGATTGCCTACGGCATCGACTACAAGGGTATCGAGAAGACGATCATGGGGCCGTACGGACGGGCGAGAACCGTGCCCGTGCCGGAGAATTTCGAATATGCGATCCCGAGCCCGGATTGGCAGCTCAACGTAGAGAAGTCCAAGCAACTGCTGGCAGAGGCGGGTTATAAGGACGGCTTCTCGCTGACGCTGAAGACCATCGCCCAGACACCGCGTATCGATCTTGCCACCGCCATCCAGGCTTCCCTTGCCCAGGTCGGCATCAAGATCGACATCCAGCAGGGCAACGGTTCCGAAATCATCGCCGCCCATCGCGCCCGGGATTTCGATCTGCTGATCCCGCAGACCAGCGCCTATATGCCGAATGTGCTCGGCTCGATGGAGCAGTTTTCCTCCAATCCCGACAACTCGAAAGAGGCCAACAATGCCGGGAATTTCGTCTGGCGCTCGGCCTGGGATATTCCCGAGCTGACGGCGCTGACGGCGAAGGCATCGATGGAGCCGGACGCCAAAAAGCGTGGCGAACTCTACGTGCAGATGCAGAAGATGTTCGTCGAACAGAAGCCTGCCGTGCTGCCGATGTTCGAGCGCTTTGAGCCGATCGTCCTGACCGGCAAGGTCCAGGGATATGTCGGACATCCGTCTCAAATGACGCGTCTCGAGAACGTGACCAAGGTCG